DNA sequence from the Ornithorhynchus anatinus isolate Pmale09 chromosome X4, mOrnAna1.pri.v4, whole genome shotgun sequence genome:
ctaggaagcgcttaacaaataccaacattattaagcttttctctctctctctcccccaaggcttagaacagccctctgccccaggaagcgcttaacaaataccaacattattaagcctctctctctccccagcgcttagaagagtgctctgcacctaggaagcgcttaaataccaacattattaagcttttctctctctctcccccaaggcttagaacagcgctctgccccaggaagcgcttaacaaataccaacgttattaagcctctctctctccccagcgcttagaagagcgctctgcacctaggaagcgcttaaataccaacattattaagcttttctctctctctcccctaaggcttagaacagcgctctgccccaggaagcgcttaacaaataacaacgttattaagcctctctctctccccagcgcttagaagagcgctgtgcacctaggaagcgcttaaataccaacattattaagcttttctctctgtctcccccaaggcttagaacagcgctctgccccaggaagcgcttaacaaatgccaacgttattaagcctgtctctctctttccccagcgcttagaacagcgcacctggtaagcgcttaacaaatacccacatgattaagcctgtctctctctctccccagcgcttagaacagcgctctgcacctcgtaagcgcttaacaaatgccaaggttATCATTCAGCCCTCCCGGTCCCCTGGcgcagcccccggcccacccctctCGCCTGACCCTTTGGCCCTCTCTGCCTGTAGAGAGATAACGGAGTTAGTCATTAGCCAGTGTGGAAACAGCGACTCGGATGCCCCCCGTGGACCCCAGCTAAGCCGACTGGCAGGAGATCTCGTCCCCCCCCAGCAGCAGACATCGACCAGAACCTCTGACCTCTGTAACCCCGAGCGGTGGATGAAttccaagcagcagcagcaggctggaCCCGAGCCaccggggagccccgggggggcggcggagCCTCGGGCCACAGCAAGGGACGGCAGAGATCCGAGCCGGCGCCGTGAGCCACCCCCAAAAGCCGTCagatccccccctccccgggtccccATCGCTGCCCGGCACCGGTGGCCTGCCCAGAAGGTCGCTCCCGGCGAGGGAGACGTCGCCGCCTTCTTAGAGAATTAGGGTCCTAGGGTGACGACGCCCTCTCGCTCCGGCAGGCGCTGGGAATCTCGACACTCGGGGTCCGGTCCCCGGCAGGCCCCGACGCACGACGATCtcaccgtggctcggtggaaagagcccgggcttcggagtccgagggcaagggttcgaatcccggctctgccactcgtcagctgtgtgactgtgggcgagtcacttcacttctctgggcctcagttaccgcagctgtaaaatggggattaagaccgggagccccacgtggggcaacccgattcccctgtgtctaccccagcgcttagaactgtgctctgcacctagtaagcgcttaacgaataccgacgtcattCTCCTTTGACCGCTGCAGGGAAACGGCGCCTGTGCCCtctgggccccgggccggccggccggcctccTCCAGGCTGGGCAGAGGAGCGATGGGGGCAGAGGGCTTCGAGAGCCCCGGGCGGCaggtggttgggggtgggcgCGCCGCCCACATCACGTGGAAGGAGCAGAGGTCGCGGGGTCCACAGAGGGGTCTTGAGCCGGTGGCCTCGGCTCGCCAGCTCTGGGGGCACGGTCAGCTTTGGGCGCACGGGTGGGCGGGAGCGAGTTTGCGGAGGACACTCCCACAGGTTtccgggaataataatgttggtatttgttaagcgcttactatgcgccgagcaccgttctcagcgctggggtagatccagggtcatcgggttgtcccacgtgaggctcacagctaatccccatttgacagatgagggaactgaggcacagagaagtgacttgcccacacagggaAGGGACAActggtgaggggggtgggggacgggagcGGCGCggcagagttagggttagggcactctgctgggcagcaagggccgggggtgggtgaggggcagCCCAGCCCACGCTGAACTTAACTATCAAATGAGCCCCATCTACCACCGTGGAAGAGTTGAACGAGGGGCGACCAGAAGAGGCTAAAGAGCCCCAGTCACcagcgggggaaggagaggaataataataacagtggtattgaagtgcttaccgtgcgtcagacactgtaccgagcgctaaaGAGGAGCAGGGCTGGGCTCGCTGGCACCATGCCGTTGCTGGGCCCCGTGGGTCTCACCTTCATGACGCCGGGCACGTTGCAACCCGCCCCCGTCGCTCCAAGGCAGGGCTGGGCCATCCGGAGgctgaggtgggatggggaggactgGTCGACCGGCCTTGCTCCGCCTCCCCCAGGATGCTGGGGCTCCCGCGCTGGGCTGCAGGGGTCCACCTCCcattccccactctgcccccacCGTCGTGCTGGCCTGACTTCCCACGCCCGCGAAGTCCAGCTCTGCCCATCTGGGCCACCCTAGGGTGACCCGGGGTCACAGGGCCGAGGAGCCCATGTGCCATTTCAGCTTCTCCCCCCGGGGCCCGTGGGGCAAGAGCCACGGCTCGGAGAGGGGACCGCAGCACTGGCTACCCCAAACCCCCAGGGGAGGCccacccaaccaccaccaccccccacatCCCCGAGGACGAGAGCCTGCTGAAACCCCAGGAGGCGGGCGGGGACCGTTGCAACCCTCGGGATTGAAATTCTGGGTCCAGTCCGGTCAGGCGTCCGGCTGGCCCGTCCTTGACGCCGCGTCCGGTGTTTTCAGTTCCGGCTCTGTATTCCCAGGGGCCCGAGAGAGGGCCGGAGGCCCCGGGGACACACCCCCGGTCCCCTGGGTTTCTGCGAGCGGCCGCGGGTGAGGCTCCGGCCCGTGGCCGGCAGATCGGGGCCTGTCCCCGCTGGATAAGCACGGGGGTCCTTGGAGTCGCCCGGAGGGGACGCCGGACACCCCAACCTTGCGAGACCGTGGGGCTGACCATTCGCTCCCTTCCCACTCACCGTTGGCTCCTTTCCCATGTAGGATGGTCCCCTCTCGCAGCCCCCAGCGGGTCAACAGGCTCCCGCCGCCtttgccgccgccgctgctgctgctattgctcCTGGCCACGGCCGTGCGGGACTCCTGGCAGGCCGGGGAGAAGACGTGCGACCTGCTGGGAGAGGGGGACCGAGAGTCGGAGAAGGAGCGGGCCCTGCTGGAGAAGCTGGCGCCGCTCTACGACCTCAGGTGAGGGCGAGGCTCCCAGCGCCCCGGggcggcctcagtgacctctcccTCCGGGGCTCTGCCCCGACCAAGATGGAAGAGGGTCCAGGTCGGTGGTGCGTGGTTGCGAGAGGGCGCGGTGGCCGAAGCCCgtggagagtggggggggggcggtgaggggacgGGCCGGCTGCTGACCACCTTGACcctcgcccctcctctcccccgccagcTTTGAGAGCAGCGTGGGTCAGGATTCAGAAGCCTACACCTACAAGTTCAGGGTATGCCGGGAAGCCGGCAACGGCACGTCGGGAGCCGGCCTGGTGCAGGTCGACAAGAAGCAGAAGGAGACCGTGGTGGGCAGGATCAATGAGACACACATCTTCAATGGAAGTAGGTTTCTGGGCCGTGGGCCCCAGGCCcacgcctcctccgcctcctggcCCTACCCTCGCCGAATGGCTGGGCTCCCCTGCCCGCGccatccctctccagccccagcccccacctccaaaTTGCTCTCTGCCCATTCTCCAGGTGACTGGATCATACTGTCCTATAAGGGGGGAGATATGTACGACAGAcactgtggcagagagaagcgaagagcCATCGTCATGATTTCCTGCAACCGGAATATGCTGGGGGTGAGGCGGAGGGGAGACGGGATGGGGCTGGCGGCCCCGCGGGGGGCGGTGCGGCGGGGCCCCGCGCGGGTGCCAGCCGGCCCGTGTCTCCTCCGCAGGGCAACTTTGTCCCCGTGTCCGAAGAGCGGGGAAAAGTCAACGAATGTTTCTACCTCTTCGAGATGGACAGCAGCCTGGCCTGCCCTCCTGAGGACACCCACCTCAGCGTCGGTTCCGTCCTGCTCATCACGTGGGTGCTTGGCTGCAGGCagggggggccccgggccggacccCAAACGGGGCTCGCTTCCTGACGTCCACACCCGGCCCACCCTGCTGCCCGTGGGGTCTCCCGGGACCGAGGCCCGGCAGCCTTACGAGGGCAGCGTGGGAAGCCGCGGGCCCCCtgaacgggggcggggggcggtggcccCAAGTCACCGGCtggggctcctccctccccacccctccccgacgTACACGCCCTCCCctcggtccccccccccgccccccccgtttCTCACAGGTTGGCTTCTCTGGTCGCCGTCTACATCATCGGCGGTTTTTTGTACCAGCGGCTTGTGGTCGGGGCTAAAGGCCTGGAGCAGTTCCCTCACTTTGCTTTCTGGCAGGATCTGGGAAACTTGGTGGCGGTAAGTgacctcggggggcgggggacgcccCAGCTTGGCCCCAGGTTGAGGGCCGTTGGCTCCCCGGGGCGCAGCCGCAAgtcacccccaaccctgccccccaGGACGGCTGCGACTTCGTGTGCCGGTCCAaaccccgctcgggcccggccaCCTACCGGGGCGTGGGCGACGAGCAGCTGGGCGAGGAACCGGAGGAACGCGACGACCACCTGCTGCCCATGTGAGCcgcgcccccggcctccctccgccccggcccccgccccacggccGGCGCCTCCGCTCCGTGACACGctgctctctgccccaccttGGACGAGGCTGGagccggaggagggggccggggccacgttccggccccctcccttctgccctccctccccggttCCGCAGCCGGCGcgtcccgccctctgctccgCTCCGCTCCCCGCCGTGCTGCCCCGCGCATTCCCGGACCAGGCCAGGGCCCGCCTGGAGGGGACGGGCCGTAGGTACTGTCCTTGGCCTTTTTACTACTCTCCGttcctgctgccgccgccgccgccaaccACTGCCTCCACACACTGGATTTCCGCCCGGAGCCGAGCGTGGGGGGCTCCCGGCCCTCACCCCCTGCACAGGAGGGAGCCCCGGCGGGGGCCGGACCAGGGTCAGGGCTTGACTCCCGGGGCTTCCCGGCCTCCCTCAGGACCCGCTCTCCACTCGCTCTTCTTTCCGGTCCCTCTGCTCGGCCCCGGGCAGCCAGGCCCTCCTGGGCGGGAGCCAAACGAGAAGGGCCTCCAGCCCTCTCGcttcagtcccccccccccccccggatgagAGGGGCACAAGATCAGCAGCTGTCTCTCCACCCCCTGGTGTTTTACAAGGGTGAAGTCTGCACCACGTTTTGTACAAAGACATTAAAAAACCAAGAACACCCCCGGGGTTGGCTTCTGTGAATCTGGGGCTGAGCCTGGAGGGTGAGgcggccctgccccctgcccccttccaggaggagggaaaga
Encoded proteins:
- the M6PR gene encoding cation-dependent mannose-6-phosphate receptor, whose protein sequence is MVPSRSPQRVNRLPPPLPPPLLLLLLLATAVRDSWQAGEKTCDLLGEGDRESEKERALLEKLAPLYDLSFESSVGQDSEAYTYKFRVCREAGNGTSGAGLVQVDKKQKETVVGRINETHIFNGSDWIILSYKGGDMYDRHCGREKRRAIVMISCNRNMLGGNFVPVSEERGKVNECFYLFEMDSSLACPPEDTHLSVGSVLLITLASLVAVYIIGGFLYQRLVVGAKGLEQFPHFAFWQDLGNLVADGCDFVCRSKPRSGPATYRGVGDEQLGEEPEERDDHLLPM